The sequence aaaatggttgtgattgctaagaaaattgaaaatgattttttattttaaaaaattaattttaagtgagtattgggaaagattttggaaaattaaaaaaaaaaagaatcagcatgattttaaggcaattttttattttgcagattttttaattttaggaaaaatctaattaacaaaatatattcattttcaacccgaaagtttactttttaacaaaataaataaattttatatcaaataattggtgttttaactaatacaatgtacagggtaaagtttaaaccaaaaatggaatagttcaatttccagaaaaaaaacaattaattttttatcaatcctagaatagttgcattttcagattaaaataaataatttttaaccgaaaaaataaattttcaagatagttgttaaatgatacattttcaaccaaaaagattaaatttctaccaaacaaggtcaatttccaacaatatacattaactttcaacgaaattatttaattttaaagtcaaaaagagtattatctacaaaaaaaaactgaatttttaacccaattaaaatgcaaatagttgaattttcaactataattatgaatccttaataagaaaaaaattaatttttttactaagtggttcaactttaaagaaataatcgaattttctacccaaaaattatgattttaatttataaaaatatagttgcatttacaacaaaacgactttgcaatcaaaaaatatttacagttaataattcaaccgaaaaatgtaatttttaatcaaaaagtataaattttccataaaacaatataatttctacaaagaaatacgaattttaaagaaaatacatgatttttcaaccaaaaatggtacagattaattgtcagttaaaaaatgtatttacaaggaaatagatgaacctttaaataataaaaattaaacaaagtagttgaacttttgatataaaagaggactttttttacaaaatagttacattttcgacaaaagaattaatttttcagccaaataattgaatttttatccaaacgagatgaattccaaaatcgccaatttctttaattactttcaaatgcgggtcaagatataaataagactatatattagtattaatatttatataatttatattctatacttgaaataacgtaacctcaaaatatgcgcatattaagaggcgcgcgaagtattcaaatcatgagaatggccagcatcgaaatctggaaatattaaaatcctaatctcttgattttatttcaaagcgaatagagatagaaatagaaccgccgaagtgttccgaccggcaatcgtgcaacttcgagttttcaaattcagaagaggagaaatgggttgcgcgcacaacccagtcacttacatcgtctcctactatattcacacggacatagaattgtaatagtattggaccacgtctcgtttcagatctgggatcactgtgtaaagagtttcactgtaattctaTGTCATGTACTAGGTTTGGAAACCAAGaatatctattatttttaattaatttaaaaatgctattataataattttctaacttaaattattaaagtatacTTTACTCCGCAAATGATGCAGAACTCGGAATTGGCATGCCGCAATTCgcttaatttatcaaaaatttgaatctcAAAATTAAAGTCTTTCATCGGTCCCTTTTCGGTATAAGGCCCTTTTCCTACCATTTTTGTGAGATTTACTGGGAAAAGCCTAATGAAAGTGTTCCAAGCTgcctttattttttaacatttttttcctaataacTTATTTAAGTCCCAAAACTCAATAAGCCCTTTGAGCTCTTTTCCAGGTAAGGCCCTGCATCTAAAAAATTTCCGTAATATACTGCAAAAGGCtaacaaaagtttttcaattttgatttttttcaaaaaattcctacaatttttcaattttaagctgaaaatatgaGTAACTTATCGGGTCCTTTCAGGATAAGGCCCTTTTTGGCTACTTATGCAAGTTTACtgcaaaaatttgataaaatttttcggGTAAAAGGGCCTTATCTGGGAAAAGGGCTCAAAGTGTGTATTTAATTTTGGGACTGAAATAAGTTATtctgagaaaatgtaaaaaagaaaggcAGTTTGGAACAGTTTTACTAGGCTTTTCGCAgtaaaacacacaaaaatgacaaaaaaagggTCTTATCTCGAAAGGGGacctatgaaatttttaaatcttgagtaCTGCCTGCTTTGTCGCTACGCTGCTGTTTATCATACATGACTGAGAATGGCCTTTCTTTCTGTCACGCTGTTCTCGCATCTCAAAAATTCCGAGGAATGAAATTCTAGGAACGTCTTGAATGGGAGTTACTTAAATGATATTTCCTTGATTTATTCTTTATATGGTATATAAATGTTACTACAATGATTAGGAAGAATCAAGCGTTTTTTAACTGATGGGAAGTGTGAATTTGAATTTAAGCTCAGCATGTTGAAATCCGAATTGGTAATCTCCGTTTGGCagtcaatattaaaaaagtgtGTTATCCTTTGTTATAGCTTATTTTCTCAGTGGATGCTAAAATCACCGGAATaacataattattctttaatctggacagccattttgaatttatgaattttatctaaATTCAAAATAGGCGCCCTCTGATTATTAGGAcgtaaatttaaatatctaaaatatgGAATGTTAACATCTAAATATTGCGGCTTGAAATTGatcaacaagttttttaatttattgttaacaTTCTGCCAtcaaagttgcaatttttttaaagaattgcatCATCCTCTCTGATTTACATGTTCGTTTTTTGTTTCAGCAGCAAAAATTCCTGAAGAGGGCGACCGAGGATTTGGAGCCATCAGGGGGTGGTAGTAGCGATGGAGCATTTGGTGAGCCTCCAGTTAAGTTGCAGTGCACGCAGACGCAGCACCAGCATCAACAGACTCAGGGAGGCGGCGGCGGGCCACATCTGGGCCATGGGCAGCATCAGCCCGGAAATGGCGCGAACGCTACTGGGCAATCAACCGGCGGAGGTGGAGGAGGCGGAGTTTCTTCTGGCAATGAGCAAATGACTAAGTTCTCGGTGGAGATAGTCCAACAACTAGAATTTACTACTTCAGCGGCAAATTCGCAAGCGCAACAGATTTCGACAAACGTGACAGTAAAGGCTTTAACGAATGCATCGGTGAAAAGTGATCTGGTGAATTCATCCTCGTCGCCAAAGCCCGGACCCGACACGCAATCATCCAATGCCCCAAGGCCACAAAATTCTTCTGGAGGTGGTGGTGGCGGTATAGGCTGTGTAGACATCGGTAACTTGGTGGAGTGCAAGCAAGAACCGGACAATGAGTTCGTTGATCTGGAGCAATGTGCTGCTGCTTTAGAAAAAGACGCTGCTGCTAATGGAGCTGCCTTCCCCGGCTTCTCAGACTTTATTGGCGACGACACCGGAGACGAGATCATCACGTCAGACGCGTTTAAGGACCTCATTTCCGAGATTTCTGATTTTCATCCAGAGTTCATGAAGGATTTTGACTTTGAAGACAAGACCGTAGATACCCTAACGAACAGCGTTATTAGTAACATATCGAATAACGGCCAGATCAAGATTGAAGATGACAAGGATTCGATGCACCAGCACCCGAGCAACGGAAACGCAAACAACGGGTCCGGCGTAGTGTCTAACTCTAGTCCGGGGAACCGTGGGTCTTCGCAATACTCGCCAGTAAGGTTATCCTACTCAGGACTGGACTTTAAATCGCCCGAGATGAGTCCTGCAGCCCAAACACTGAAGCAGATGGCAGAACAACATCAGCACAAAAGTCAGCAGTTAGGTCTCGGAGGATTTAATCCCAACTCGGTTGGGGCTAGAGGTCCAACGGCAAGGTCGCCCTACGCGGAATTCCCACAGTTCGGAGGTACCACAGACTACCTTGGAAGTCCCGGAAGCAACGGACCTCCAGGCTCCCAGAACCAAAATGCACCAAACAGTGGGAATTATCACAAGAACAACGGTGCACAAGGATTTCAGGGCCAGCAAACATCTGACATGTTTGGCAGCCAAACACAGTTTACAGGTCTGGGGGATATGAAAAGGCCGAATCCTGGTGGAGGAAAACCGAGTATGCTTGGACCTACAGGGGCGTACAAGCAACAGTATTCGCCCTACGGAAGCCCAGGTTCCATGCCCAATCACGGCAGTCCAGGGTACCCTCTGCCACCGAGAGCGGGCCAAGGTGCTGGACCCAACCAACCTGGGGCCCAAGGAACCTTCACCAGCTCCACGCCACCTAGACCACCTTCTGGTTCCGGAACTGCCACGCTTCAGATCAATCAAGCCCAGCAGTTACACATCAGTAATCCGGGACATCAGATTCAGGTTAGtgtttatgttttaattattgttaatccTTATATCATAGCGAACTTCAGTGCGAATTAATTGATAGTTAGGCTGCTGtccaaaattataatataagaaGTGGAATTTTCCTTAAAAGATATTGGTAGTACTTATGCAGGAGAGCAACTGAGCTAGGTagcatttatcaattttattatgtaagggaaaataataatatacgtcAAATCATCATCTTTCTTAGATTTCCCATCTTTTTCTTTCGATTTCtctcatatttattattttgtaaatctgATGAACAGTAtgaaaatttgatagcttttaaaaacaatgaactttgaagcatagttttttattgaaaaaataatatgaaaaatctgaaaaaattcatggaggTACATtgcacatttctgaacagattgccgtcagaaaatttacaaaatataaataattgttcgttttttgtgaataaatatgcgagcgcgcTATCTTCAGTCCTGataaagataatgaagtgatataaattggaggtagttagttgaactacctgtaataatttacaatttgaaggaagtatgtggttTTTGTTGTCTTCGTAAaaagggaaagggtttgaaggccagattGAGGCTCGGAAttacaagttgggtaggtcggactgaggaaaaccgaggacgatcccctgaaaaaacggcaccacccTGGGCtgtcgcacttgctttcctatataaaaaactgacttcaatatcgcaatttgtacgaagacaacaagaagcacaaaCTTCCTTCAAagaggtaaattaatttagaccaatatattaattttcataatatgtgtgcgatgtctattgtatcaagtctacagtttttatattgaaaagactgatgtgattctattttgatgacataggtatcttcaaagtaaatctgacattcttttccaataaataattatttgaaggaaaatattcaagcattattttaagagaaattattgctttgctgaatacattcattttctcgtcccAAGAACATgaatattgtttcaattaaaatagcagtcaaaataagtatatgaatttacttggatcaagaattttgttagagttttactTACTTATCatgataatataatattcttaattcaatattttattaaacttcacgcaaataagtataatgaaacaaatgaactcaataattttttgcttagagtaaatatattcttgtttcaaatagttgtcctgattctattattttcttgagtcAAGAAAATCAGCCCCTTGtagaaagaaaatacttgcttctttcaagttgaatcagccaagtaaattagccttctttcattcaatgcaaatttttttcagtgtaggaaGTGTTAAAAGATGGTCTTACTAGATTTaatattaaagagaaaaatttgatattttcagcTTAGCTGATAATTACTCATCACTTCTATTATTCAGTATTTGCTGAGATTATCTCCGATTGCAAGGTCGCGCGGCGCAATCCGGCTTGGAATCTTTTGCAGTCTTTCGCGTTGCGTCGTCCTTGGCCGCCTCTGGGAAGCTCTCACCGCACCATCGGGTTCGTAATTTCTTGCCTCTTTATCGCGTAAGAAGAGAATTCGGTTTCGCGCATGCGCAATagatgaacagactataaactctTACGATTAAAAACGGGTTCTTTCGTGCCGTCTCATAAAATCCCAGGTGCAAaactcatatatatttttatatgtaatggacaaaacacttatatttttcgtttgttttatacagaaatatatataaaacaaatggAAAATATCATTGTCCTGTCCAGTATATATAAGCGATGTATAACTTTCTCACCTGGGATTCCACTGACCGATTTCGCTCGGAACAGCCCCTCGACTCGCAAGTCGAGCGATATCTGTTGCGTCGCTAAGATGCGTCTATTTTTGTCAGACGTAGACGACACGACGGTGCGGTGGGCTGGCTAACGTCAACGACGTGTCGCGTCTCGTCGGTGGGGCAAGGTGACGCGGCGGACCAACGGCGAAGACAGCGAAATAAGTAAAGGGGAAAACCGGCGTCACGGGGGCGCCACGACACGCAACAAGTAGTAGTTTACTCCCACTATTCTTTATAAATGTTTCCTCTTACTGTTCTCATCCACACCTTGGGTTTGGTAGCGCCTCACCCATCCCTAGTCACCCTTAATGACTATGACTAGTCCCCTACCTTACTTCTTCATCGCCTCTATGTAGGAATTCATTTCGTGACGTATACAGCCGACGACTCGGTGTTGCGAGTCGCAACAATATTCCGTTCAGTGTACTCCTCGTTCGCGTCAATAAGCTCGCGTTCTCGCAGTAGGAGCTCATCCCGTGAAGCCACTACCGAGTTTCGAGGCCGATCAGGCGCAACGTTATCACTTACGTCGAAACTGGGGGAAAAGGGATGATTAAAGTTTCCACGATACTGCGACCTTGATTACGACTTGCGAACTGGTTTCAGCTCCCGTAAAAATTTTAACGAACTTTAGAAGAGCATATGTAGTTTATTTGGATTGTTACTCGTAACTCTTTACTTAAATATATACAGTAGGACCTCTTAGCTCCGTACATCTCGGAGCTCTGTACGGATCTACGAAAGTTCGACGCAGGTACAAATCAGGTATACGAGGCGACGCCCGTACCTACATATTGCGGGCGCTTGGATTGAAGGAAAATACGATTTGATGCAGTACGGCGCTGAAAAGGGATCAGCCCACGGAGGCGCCGATATCCCAAGTGTGACTGTGGTCACGCGGAGACCGGACTAACGAAGAGCGGAGCTAAGAGGTTCTGGtgtagttattttattatttgttttgttaccaTTTTAGACAAAAGTCgtgtcattcaattttaattcacaCTTGTACATTATGCTCCTTAAAAATGTACGTACAATTCCATTTCTGTCATCTtgttcattatttaataaattgcttgtaattttcagaaatacgTTCCAAATACAATCGtaaagaatcttttaaatatctttatctCCTTAAGTCCAAAAACGAAGAAAACTCTTTCTTacgtttgaattttaataattttatgagaaaggcaaagaatttattatgaaatactcttttctactattttcgggtaTGCCCTAAACGATGCTATGGttcaaaaaacgtaaaaatttgattttcaattaataattaataactttaaaaaactgttttttaaagcaattttttgcaatcaaaaaataaagGGGGAAGGGATTTTGTACTGTTGCAAATATGCACAAAAATGCACAAGATGTGTGAAGTTTATACATCCGTAAAGTTTTTTATCTACGATTCTTTTAGATAAAAAGGCggccaaaaaatgaaaataaaacatttgaaatttcgttttatcgatattttttatcttttttcgctcaaatcatctaaatttttaattactttcgtAAAGAtgtatttgaatagtttatttctAAACATCATAACaatatttcgttttaaataggtaaattcatgatttcaagattataaaaattcatgttattgctattttacatcatttttacaccaaaatcttatcaatttctttttttagccgttgtttttattgaaaaacaacgTTCCCCGACACTTTCCACGTGGAGGTTGATGAATTCAAGCatcttttttttaacgtttattttctaattgaatactGTAATCTCATTTTACAGTTTACATTTTTCGCTTAccagtttttaacatacaaatttTACCAATAAGGATCCCCTTCCCAGATGGGGATCCATCAACGCTGCTCAGCGAAGGGGAAATGGCCGTGCTGCGCTCTGATTGGCTTTTTTGTCACGTGGTACTGCGAGGTGGTGGATGCCAAGCGAAcataaatgagagttatgcaCAGATATAAGCGCAGGAGGATATAAGTGAGAGAGGATATAACCGTGTTTCCACTGTACTTCAATTATTATGCTTCAACCTCAGAGTTACACACCAAAAGcatgtaaaattttatatcagtaaacattaacttttaatttatgaaaatgatatcagtgaatcactcagtcgttgaaaaaaaaagatatttcactCGCTGCATTGGATTTTGGTATGAAATCGAcataaaatagcaataaaatgatttcttataatCTTAATGTCATGATATTACctgtttaaaactaaatatttttcttttgtttataaataaactattcaaatacgtttttactgaaataattaaatatttatgtggTTTGAGCGAGAAAACCACTAAAAATATCgttaaaatgaagtttcaactttttggtttccatttttggtcgccatattgttgaaaaaaatcgtaaataaaaGAACTCAATGGATTTTCATTTAGAGCATACCCAAAAATAGTAGGAAAGAGTATTTCACAATAAGTCCTTtgcctttttgataaaattattcaagtCCAAACGtaagaaagaaatttcttctttttgggacttaatgggttgaaagaaaaaatagcaaaaatgtaTACATGACGTGAactattaaatatcaaaatttaaaaaaatatgaatcgttgaaccaaaaaaaaaaaatgttaacatttctcAGGACACTTGTTCCACATACAAAATTTTCTGACGGGGCCAAAACCTTTGTTAATGTATAGTAGGGGAGACCGGGGCAATTCGTGACAacgtgaaaaatttgaaataggcgCCACAAAGACccttgtcaaattaaaaattcaaaaaaattactgtaGGTGNNNNNNNNNNNNNNNNNNNNNNNNNNNNNNNNNNNNNNNNNNNNNNNNNNNNNNNNNNNNNNNNNNNNNNNNNNNNNNNNNNNNNNNNNNNNNNNNNNNNACCCTCGAAAATTGATAGTACTTGTTTTTGAATCTATAACAGTCTGACCATAAAAAATTCGGAAATCAAAAATGTCACGATTTGCCCCGGTCTCCCCTACATAGCGCTCGTATTCATGGAATTGGCGGTATTCGTGGAATTTACGGAActcaagaaatttacagaattaaaggaattcaaggaattcaaagtattcatgaaagttattgaattccttgaacttcATGATagccatgaatttcgtgaattaacTGAATTCTTTATATTacgtcaatttcttgaattccataaattcagtgTATTCTGTGAACTccgtgatttcaaagaattccttgaattcgataaattccacgaatttcctgaaatttcctgaatgtcatgaattccgtgagtttTACAAACtccgtgaatttgatgaatttcttgaattccgcgaattccttgtcTTTCGTGAATACCGCAAATCGAGTGAATTTCGTGATTTtagtcaattccttgaattccgttaatttcagTAGTTCCGTGAATTGTCTGTACacaatttttcactaataaacGATCTGATACATGTATTGGAATCCTCGACTGTGAATGCACCATTTACAAaatatgtattgcaatttcgtgtTAGCAAATTTTACCTTACAGTTGTATTGTAGAAGATtggtagaattccaaacatttttaaccttgTAAAGATGGAGTAGCTTCGGCTCCGGATCTGGGCTCCCAAGCTGGAATGTATTTCACCTGGAACAAATTTTGGGCAGACAGTTCAAAACTCTGTCGCTGAAGCGATATATTCGCCACACTTACAAACGAACTTTGTGTGACCAATGTCCCCAGCTAGGCCGCACACaacctcattattttaaaaaactgtcacAAATGTGATAAACctctaaaaagaattaattaatatattttttcacgttGCTAAGAGTAGTAAGTGCATTTTTCTAAACTTacaatatgaaatattttgaatatatattttaatttaaaaaaatcttgtagctaaattgagaaaaaatgatCGAAAGTAGTACTGACGTTACCGTAACCCTACATTTCTTATAAACTTTACAAGAAGGCTGATGATTTCTTCTatcaattcattaattttatttgtataagtGCAATAtaagaacattattttataatttttataatatccaTAACATTTCGTTAAAATATAGTATTTAGTTTTTAGAGAactaatatttgttattttatcaaATGCACGTCCTTATTTGTGACGGTCCAATTCCAATAACTTGACATCcaataagtgtacactccccttaaacgtcatcacacgtacacACGTACACTAATTGGGGTTCTCTCACttcgtgtgctattttgctcatgatttgcgcccGTGATTTACGCATCCACGCACTTTTATcatgctactagagggggcatccgataagtccatAGTTCCTCGAATTTTCGGTCACTACTGCCCCGAAGATGGAAATTTATCGTAGTTGGACTGTATGCCAACAcgttcaattaatatatttattgattcctttattcataaagttgaaaatttgggataatgaatAAGAAACACTAAGAAATGTGGGCTTGGtcttaaattgtaataattatgaaaaaagcacaccaaaaattataaataaacttttttataattataaaaatttaggaccagacccgcctttcttagtgcttcttatttattgaCCCCAAATTCTCAACTCGATGTGGCCCtcttcccgtgtggaaatttaAATCCGGACTGTACCTGGTCCGAAAGGATTGCCGTATTATATTTAAGGTCCGGAAAAGTAAATCCTATCAGGCCCATATAGTGTTTCGTCATGCACGGAAGGAAGAAGGCCGTAAGTGGCAAAGTTATACGGTCCATG comes from Belonocnema kinseyi isolate 2016_QV_RU_SX_M_011 chromosome 5, B_treatae_v1, whole genome shotgun sequence and encodes:
- the LOC117173214 gene encoding neurogenic protein mastermind isoform X4 gives rise to the protein MMQKFLKRATEDLEPSGGGSSDGAFGEPPVKLQCTQTQHQHQQTQGGGGGPHLGHGQHQPGNGANATGQSTGGGGGGGVSSGNEQMTKFSVEIVQQLEFTTSAANSQAQQISTNVTVKALTNASVKSDLVNSSSSPKPGPDTQSSNAPRPQNSSGGGGGGIGCVDIGNLVECKQEPDNEFVDLEQCAAALEKDAAANGAAFPGFSDFIGDDTGDEIITSDAFKDLISEISDFHPEFMKDFDFEDKTVDTLTNSVISNISNNGQIKIEDDKDSMHQHPSNGNANNGSGVVSNSSPGNRGSSQYSPVRLSYSGLDFKSPEMSPAAQTLKQMAEQHQHKSQQLGLGGFNPNSVGARGPTARSPYAEFPQFGGTTDYLGSPGSNGPPGSQNQNAPNSGNYHKNNGAQGFQGQQTSDMFGSQTQFTGLGDMKRPNPGGGKPSMLGPTGAYKQQYSPYGSPGSMPNHGSPGYPLPPRAGQGAGPNQPGAQGTFTSSTPPRPPSGSGTATLQINQAQQLHISNPGHQIQVSAGQHMQLTGDLKPGVSVAAQQGIYFNQQQAQNQGGPGGQADSYCSVSQSQTINFTQQSLRQRAAAAQAAAAAAGGVPQSGASGQRSHSQTMPQSQVVDQHQHAKLLQQQQMMRAQQVMQQQQHMSGNMGGVRPPPPEYKAAAQAQMMHAGIGMGQQARFPNAGTMRRATQQPMPPSGPMMRPQMAQQQQQTLHAAGGNMYMGGGGMAAIGGMHQMHQRLGYPRTNNQRPPNVSVGPSDTLGNSIAGRGAQQEWRHLLMQQQSFQPQMRPQFNQQGHQSGFGMGNAGGLQMSAAQMQHQQQLLRSQSGNMGGTGMANSSQMQQLLSQQHQQQTLVMQQNNNQMSMQMQMSQSSSVNSTGTGSPMHPHQQYGGGSPSVRSLAQQHSQPPQPDPSIGTADFNFDLLDNLPTGDASNFSAQELLNSLDQTAGFNLDIL
- the LOC117173214 gene encoding neurogenic protein mastermind isoform X5; translation: MQKFLKRATEDLEPSGGGSSDGAFGEPPVKLQCTQTQHQHQQTQGGGGGPHLGHGQHQPGNGANATGQSTGGGGGGGVSSGNEQMTKFSVEIVQQLEFTTSAANSQAQQISTNVTVKALTNASVKSDLVNSSSSPKPGPDTQSSNAPRPQNSSGGGGGGIGCVDIGNLVECKQEPDNEFVDLEQCAAALEKDAAANGAAFPGFSDFIGDDTGDEIITSDAFKDLISEISDFHPEFMKDFDFEDKTVDTLTNSVISNISNNGQIKIEDDKDSMHQHPSNGNANNGSGVVSNSSPGNRGSSQYSPVRLSYSGLDFKSPEMSPAAQTLKQMAEQHQHKSQQLGLGGFNPNSVGARGPTARSPYAEFPQFGGTTDYLGSPGSNGPPGSQNQNAPNSGNYHKNNGAQGFQGQQTSDMFGSQTQFTGLGDMKRPNPGGGKPSMLGPTGAYKQQYSPYGSPGSMPNHGSPGYPLPPRAGQGAGPNQPGAQGTFTSSTPPRPPSGSGTATLQINQAQQLHISNPGHQIQVSAGQHMQLTGDLKPGVSVAAQQGIYFNQQQAQNQGGPGGQADSYCSVSQSQTINFTQQSLRQRAAAAQAAAAAAGGVPQSGASGQRSHSQTMPQSQVVDQHQHAKLLQQQQMMRAQQVMQQQQHMSGNMGGVRPPPPEYKAAAQAQMMHAGIGMGQQARFPNAGTMRRATQQPMPPSGPMMRPQMAQQQQQTLHAAGGNMYMGGGGMAAIGGMHQMHQRLGYPRTNNQRPPNVSVGPSDTLGNSIAGRGAQQEWRHLLMQQQSFQPQMRPQFNQQGHQSGFGMGNAGGLQMSAAQMQHQQQLLRSQSGNMGGTGMANSSQMQQLLSQQHQQQTLVMQQNNNQMSMQMQMSQSSSVNSTGTGSPMHPHQQYGGGSPSVRSLAQQHSQPPQPDPSIGTADFNFDLLDNLPTGDASNFSAQELLNSLDQTAGFNLDIL
- the LOC117173214 gene encoding neurogenic protein mastermind isoform X3; protein product: MMQQKFLKRATEDLEPSGGGSSDGAFGEPPVKLQCTQTQHQHQQTQGGGGGPHLGHGQHQPGNGANATGQSTGGGGGGGVSSGNEQMTKFSVEIVQQLEFTTSAANSQAQQISTNVTVKALTNASVKSDLVNSSSSPKPGPDTQSSNAPRPQNSSGGGGGGIGCVDIGNLVECKQEPDNEFVDLEQCAAALEKDAAANGAAFPGFSDFIGDDTGDEIITSDAFKDLISEISDFHPEFMKDFDFEDKTVDTLTNSVISNISNNGQIKIEDDKDSMHQHPSNGNANNGSGVVSNSSPGNRGSSQYSPVRLSYSGLDFKSPEMSPAAQTLKQMAEQHQHKSQQLGLGGFNPNSVGARGPTARSPYAEFPQFGGTTDYLGSPGSNGPPGSQNQNAPNSGNYHKNNGAQGFQGQQTSDMFGSQTQFTGLGDMKRPNPGGGKPSMLGPTGAYKQQYSPYGSPGSMPNHGSPGYPLPPRAGQGAGPNQPGAQGTFTSSTPPRPPSGSGTATLQINQAQQLHISNPGHQIQVSAGQHMQLTGDLKPGVSVAAQQGIYFNQQQAQNQGGPGGQADSYCSVSQSQTINFTQQSLRQRAAAAQAAAAAAGGVPQSGASGQRSHSQTMPQSQVVDQHQHAKLLQQQQMMRAQQVMQQQQHMSGNMGGVRPPPPEYKAAAQAQMMHAGIGMGQQARFPNAGTMRRATQQPMPPSGPMMRPQMAQQQQQTLHAAGGNMYMGGGGMAAIGGMHQMHQRLGYPRTNNQRPPNVSVGPSDTLGNSIAGRGAQQEWRHLLMQQQSFQPQMRPQFNQQGHQSGFGMGNAGGLQMSAAQMQHQQQLLRSQSGNMGGTGMANSSQMQQLLSQQHQQQTLVMQQNNNQMSMQMQMSQSSSVNSTGTGSPMHPHQQYGGGSPSVRSLAQQHSQPPQPDPSIGTADFNFDLLDNLPTGDASNFSAQELLNSLDQTAGFNLDIL